The genomic segment CTGACGGCCGTCGTCCGTTCCCGCACGACGCCGGCGAAACGCACGCTGATCACCACGTCCACGTCGGCGGTTCGCCCGTCCGTGCGGAACCGCCCCTCCACGTCCCGCACCGTCGCCCGGGCCTGCCAGGCCGCGTCGCCGGCATCGGGCGGCAGGTCGGTCGAGGCGGTGAAGGGCAGCTCCCCTTCGAGCCGCCCGCCAAAAACCGCCCCCGCGGGGTCCGGCGATTCGGATCCCGCCGCCGCGTAGACTACCCAGCCTCTCAACGTGCCCCGGGCCTCGAGCCGCCCGGAAGCCGCGTCGGCCACGACCCGGTCCACGCTGGCCAGCGCCTTCCAGCGGATGGGCGTGGCTGCATCCGGGAGTTCGGACGGGAGCCGGAGACTCCCGGAAGCGGTGACCTCCACCGAACGCTCCTCCAGGCGGCGACTCAGTACCAGCTCGGTTTCCCTGATCTTGACAGCCAAAAGCTCCGCCTCCCCCGAAAGAGGGTCTGCCCATCCTTATGACGGGTCGTCCGAGAACTTGAGCGCCGGAATGGTGTTTTCGACAACGGCCAGCACGGGGGGATCCGCGCGGTCAAGGCCCCGCAGAACGATGCCGCCCAGCCCCGCCCACTTCACAAAGCTCACGAACGCCCGGACACGCGCCGGCGTGCAGCGCACCACCGTGGGGAGGGTGGCGGGGTCCTCCCCTTTCAGCCGGCGAAGGCGAAGCTGCCAGGCGGCAAGTACCGCCTCGGCCCGGGTGAGGCGGCGGCGGCCCGGAGGTCGCCCCGGGGTTTCGGGCGGCTCGATGAGCCAGGGGGACAGGTCGAGGCCGAGGAGAACCCGCCATGGCGGGCGCCAGCGCCGGACCCCCTGAATGGCGGCGCGGACCGCGGCGATCTCGGGTTCAAACGAGTCACCCACGACCGGTGGCGCCCAGACCACCATGCGCTCGAACACGCCGGCGCGGCGTGTAACCTCGTAACCCCACCACCGCAGGCTGAGGGGGCGGGCGGGTGACGACAGCCGCAGGCTGATCCAGCAGCTCACCCCGGCCCGGCCGAGGGCCCGGGCCAGGCGAAACGCCCCGGGCGGGGGCATCTCGGCGGAACCCGATCGCGCCGGCGCACCGTCTCCGTCCGGGACGGCGACGATGACGCGCGCGACCCGCCCGCTGCCTGTGAGCATGCGGGCGATCTGCTGCAGGCCGGAACGCCGGATGAGCGGCACGCTGCGCGCCGGTCGCACCGTGAGCACGGGCAGCGGGCCGCGGAGCGGGCCGTTCCGGGCCACCCGGCCTGCCTCGCCGTCTGAAAGCCACATGCGGCCGAGCGGGTCGGCGACGAGTTCGAGGCCGGGAACCGCCCACATGCTGACCCATTGAGGGCGCTGATCTTCTGCGGGAAGGTCCCCGTCGGCCCATGCCACCACCAGCCGGTGCCCCGGCGCGGCCTCGCCGGCCTGAAGAAAAGGGTCGTCCAGGAGCCCCAGCACCTCAGGGCCCGCCAGGCCGTCGGGCGGCAGGCGGAACGCCCGCTGGAACGACCGGACGGCCTCGAAGGTCAGGTCGCCGTATATGGCGTCGATCTCGCCGCCGTAGAAGCCGAGCCTGCTCAGCTGCTGCTGGAGCGCAGCCACCGCCGGGCCACGGCTGCCCGGGTGCAGCACGGGGTGCTTGCGGCGGGCGCGGCGCACCCTGCCTGCGCGCTGCCGTGCGGCCGGCGTGGCAGGCTCCTTATCCGGCGCTGACACGGTCCGGCCCCACCCCCGACGCAGTATATGCAGGCAGGCCCGGGCAGCCCGGCGGCGCCGCTACGGGGACGGGACGCCCCACAGCACGCCGTCTCCATGAGCGGCGCTGCAAAAGCTCCGCAGTCCCTCGAGCAGGGCCAGCGCCTCCTTCACCCGCATCCACGGGTGGCTAAAGGCCCGGGCCAGCCGGGGTTCGGTAACGAACGCCGCCTCGGTCAGGGCGGCGGAACACCCCAGGCAGCTGAGCACCCCCACGTTGGCCTCCCGAACCCCCCGGTTCGGCACGCCAAGACCCCGCGCCAGCGCGCCGACCAGCGCAGCGGCTAGCCTGCGGCTCTCGTCCTTGCGGTAGTAGTACCCCTCGGCGCCCTGCAGGGAAGGGTCGGGGTAGGCGTTGTGGTGGATGCTGAGCACGAGGCGCGCCTGGAACTGACGGGCCCGCGCGCAGCGGCGGGCCGTGCTGAGTTCCACGTCCGTGGTGCGGCTCAAGGCGGCAGCCGCTCCTGCCGCTTTCAGGAGGCGGGCGAGGCGGCGGGCCACGTCGAGATTGAGGTCTTTCTCAACGAGGCCTGCGCCGTAGGTGGCCCCCGTGTCCCGGCCACCGTGACCCGGGTCGATCAGGACTCGCCACTCGGCCAGATAGGGGTCGGGGCGGGTGATGAACAGCACCCCGGCCGTGCGGTCCACGCTGAGCGACGCACCGCCCGCCAGGGCGACGGCATCGGCCGGAAAGAGCAGGGCACCGTCGGACCAGTCCGGGGCCGCGGACAGGGTGACGCGCTCGGCGTCGTTTTCCAGCTGCGCCTGCGGGCTCCCCCGCCTGAAGACCACGGTGCGGCCGGTGCGGGCATCCCGCCAACCCAGCACCTCTTCGCCGATGTCCAGCCGGCCCCCCCACCGGGAGGCGATGGGGGCCGCGTCGACCCACGCCGCCCTGCCGTCCAGGCGGCCCACCGCGCCTTCAATGTACCGCCCGTCCAGCACCAGCCGCAGCCGGCGCAGCCCGTGGGGGTTGTGGTTAGTCGCCATCCCCTGCGCCCTCGAACCCCGGTAGCACGGACCGGGGCAGCATTCCCTACCACGGTATGCCGGACCCGTGTCCTGTGGTCAGGGCAGGCGAGGGGAAAGCCTCACTTGGTGTACTTGTCCGCAACCTTGGAGGCGCCGAAGGCGTCCGGCTTGATGCGGGCGTCGAAGCCGCTGCCCGTCACCATGCCGACCACCTCTCGGATGAGGTCGCGGGTCTCGCCGTGGCGGCCGATGTCCAGGTGGATCTCGACGTCGAAGTCCGCGTACCCGTTGGCCGCCAGGCGCGAGGCGAGCTTACCTGCTACCTCCAGGCTCCGAGCCGCCTCGTAGAAGATGCGCTGCCGCAAGCTCCGGCCGAAGACCTGCCGTTCCCTGGCGTAGAAGTACCGCGCGCCCTTGCCGACCCGGTGAACGATGACGGCGGTGACGAAACTCGTCTGGTCGCGAAGCTGCGAGTCGGTCCCGACGATAATGCGGTAGCTCGCCTGGGGGCTTTCGCGAACGTACGCGATGATCTCGTCGAACATCGCGTCGAACGTCATCGGCCCCTTGGTGGGGCTTATGAACTGCATGACCGCCGCCTTCTCGGTCTCCGTTACCTGAGCTGCGGGAGCACACCTCCTCTGCTCCTTGCCGAACCCCCGTTTGTGGCGGGAGCCGCACCGATTATAGCACCGGCTGGTGACGCGCTTCAACGAGTTGCCGCCCGGTGGCGGCGCCACGCAGCGGCCAGCCTGAGGAAATCCTCCACGCCGAGGGCTTCCGCCCGGAGCGAGCCGTCGACGCCGGCGGCCGCCAGGAGCGCCTCCACCTCATCGGCGTTCAACTCCCCGTCGCCGCCCCTGCCCCGGGGCGACCTCGCCCTCAGGGTACGCAGGGCGTTTTTCAATCTCTTGCGGCGCTGGCCGAATGCGGCCCGCAGCACCTCTTCGAGCGCCCGGGAGTCCTCCGGCCCGGGGCGCGTGGCAAGCGGAGCGATCTCCAGCACCGCGGAATCCACGTCGGGCGCCGGGAAAAACGAACGGCGCGATACCTCGAAGAGCCGGCCGATCCGGCAGCGCGCCCGAAGCGCCACCGTAAGAGAGCCATAGGCTTCGCTGCCCGGAGCGGCCGTCAGGCGGTCGGCCACCTCTTCTTGCACCATCACCACGCCCCGCTGCCACCCGCTGGAAGCCGCCAGCAAGAGGAGCAGGTCGCTCGTGATGCCGTAAGGCAGGTTGCCGGCGAGAAATGCTCGCCCGGGGGCGCCGCGCGGCAGGGACAGGAGAGGGTCCAGGGGCAGGCGCAGGACGTCGGCCACGACGACCACGACGCGCCTTAGCACGGGCGCGTTCAAGCCGTGCTGCGCCAGCACCCAGCCGAGGGCCTGCGCCAGGCGGGGGTCCCGTTCGATGGCGATCACCTGCCCGGCGAGGCGCGCCAGTGGCAGCGTGATCGCCCCGAGCCCGGCCCCGATCTCCACGACCCGGTCGTCCGGCCCGGCGCCCACCGCCGTGGCGATGCGGCCGGCCACCCTCGGGTCGATGAGAAAATTCTGACTGAAGGCGCGCCTCGGGCGTAAGCCGAAATGCCGCAGAATCTCGTGTAGAGCCGAGGGGGTGGCGGGATTCGGCGGGGGCGCTGGCAAGCCGCCCCCGCCAGGCCGTTCAATCGAGGACGTAGACCGTCACCGTCTGGCGTCCGAAGTGGAGCGCCTCGCGCAGCGTGTTGAACCCGAGGTCGATGCGCCGCCCCTTGATGGCCGACCCGACGTCCCCGGCCACCGCGAGGCCGTAGCCCGGGATGTAGAGGCGGGTGCCCAGGGGGATGACCCTGGGATCCACCGCCACGACCCCGTGCCCCGCCCGCATCCCGGTGGCGGTGACCCCGTCGGCGTACCGGCCGGTGCTCTCGGGGCCGGGATAGTAGGCCGTCGCCACCATCTGGATGGCTTCCTTGTAGCGGATGGTGCCCACGGGGGTCTTCATGGTGCGCCACACGATCCGGGTGCCCACACCGATGATCTTGTCCACGGGTTCTTTCAGGGTCTTGGTGGCGAGCCGGGTGGTCGAAACGAGCCGGCCGTTTTCGTAGCGAAGCCTGACCGTGTGCTCGGCGAGCCCCTCACGCCCCTCGCGCAGCACGCCGGTCTTCCCCTTTTCCCACCGGGGCTCGGCCCACCGCAACGTCCGGTACGGGATGGGCTCTCGCCGCACCACGACCTCCTCCCGGACCCGCACGACCTCCACTTTGAGGGTGGGCGACAGGGGCGTGTCGGCGGGCGGCTCGACGCGGTCCAGCGGCCCCAGCTTGATCCCCACGTCGGCCAGAAGATCCCCGACGGTCCCGGGCACGGCCAGAACGCTGCGCACGTTCCCGTCGCTGCTCAGCGTGACGGGAAAGGCGCGCAGCACGGCGATTTCCATCCCCGAAGCGATCTTCGCCTGCAGCGCCGGGCGCGTCCTGTCGCCGTCTTGGAGCAGGATCCCGAGCTGGCTCAGCGCGCCGGAGACCGTGCCCGTCAGCACCCGGCCCTCGACGCGGTTTCCGTCGACCTCGACGGCCACCGGAACCAGCGCCCACGCCTGGCCGAGCCACCCGAAAGCCGCCAGCGAGGCCAGGAACACCGCTCCCTTGAACGCCGAGGCATGCCGCAGCCCGGCTGTCTGCGATGCCGGCGCGCTCTGCGTCATGCGCCCTCACCCGGCGGCCCGGGCCCGCCGATCTGCTGGAGGCGCCGGCGTACCTCGTTCACGGGAAGCTTCTCGATATTGTCCAGCACTTCCATGACCTCCTCGAACTGCTGCTCCGTCAAGGCCCCCTCCTGCCAGAGCCGCCGGTACGCCTCCGCGAGCCGCAGCCGGACCCGCTCCAGCCGGTCGATCAGGTCCATCAGGGCCCACGCTCCTGCTCCTCCAGGTCGACGAAACGGGTGTACTCCTTATGGAACCGCAGCTTGGCCACCCCGGTGGGGCCGCGCCGTTGCTTGGCCACGATGACCTCGACGACGCCCTCCAGACCCTTCTCCCGGGCCTTGTCCGGATAGTAGTAGTCGTCACGGTACAGGAACATGACCACGTCGGCGAATTCCTCGATGTTTCCGCTGTCCCGCAGGTCCGACATGACCGGGCGCTTGTTCTCCCGGGCCTCGACCCCCCGGTTGAGCTGCGACAGCAACAGGATGGGCACGTCCAGTTCGCCGGCCAGGTCCCGGATCTCCCGCACCACGTCCCCGACCACCAGCGCCCAGTTTTTGCTCGTGCTCTCGGACGGCGGCCGGATGAGCTGCAGGTAGTCGATGACGATGAGCCCGAGATCCTTGTGGGCGGCCTTCACACGCCGGGCCTTGGCGCGGATGTCGGCCGCCGTCAACCCCCGCCGGTCCACCACGAGAATCGGCAGCTCGTGAAGCTCGTTGAAGATGGACTGGGTGCGGGCGAACTTCTCCGCGTCCATCCGGGTGGTGTAGTCCAGGGACGTGACCGGGGTGCTGCTGCCGTCCTGGAAGCGGAACAGCTCGCTTATCACGATACGGTCGCCGATCTGCTCGTCGTCCATCTCCAGCGAGAAAATGAGAACGGGTACCTGCTCGAAGCGCGCCACGTGCACCGCGAAGTTGAGCGCGAGCGCTGTCTTGCCCATGCTGGGGCGAGCCGCCAGAATAATCAAATCTTTCTTCTTGAATCCCGTGGTGATGCCGTCGATGGAGGGGTACCGCACCATCAACCCCGCCGTGCGCCGGCCCTCCATGCGCTCCACGAGGTTGAAGTAGCAGCGCGCCAGGACGTCGCGCAGCGGCTTGACGTCTTCCTCCAGGCTGCCCTCTTCGGAGGTTGCCTCGAACATCAGCTGCTGCGCGGCCGACTGGCAGTCCGTCAGCGACGGTCGGGACTCGAACAGGATCATCCGTTCGATCTCCTGCGCCGCCTCCAGGATGCGCCGGCGCGCCTGCTTGTCCAGCAGGACGTCAACGGCCGGCTCCAGCTCGGCGGCGCTGCCGAAGGAGTCGGTGAGTTCGAGGAGCGCCCCTTCCGGGTCCGGAATCTGCGGCTCCTTGCGCAGCCGGTTGAAGACCTGGGTGAACGAGATCCGGCCTGTGGTGTTGTAAAGTTCCACGATGGTGCGGAAGACGAGGCGGTGTACGCGGTCGTAGAAGTGGGACGGACGCAGCCTGTCCATCACCAGGTCGGCCTTGTCCGGGTACTTGAGCAGGATGCCCAGCACCCGGCGTTCGGCATCCGCATCGACGGGAACGAAAGTCCCCCGCACCCCCGGCGGTGCGCCCGGGGCGGCGGCCGCGGGCAGCCTGGAGGCCACAGGAGTTCCCTGGGACGGCTCAACGGCCATAGCCGTACAGCTCCTTGATGCGCTTCACGCGCTCGGGATCTACCGGCCTGTAGGCCTCGGCGTTAGGAACCCCAACCATCGGGGCATCCGACCGGTCCGCCTTGCCGGCCCCGCTGCCCGAGCCGGCCCCGACCGGCGCGCCCTGGCCGGCCGGCGTGGAGGGTGAGCCCCCGCCCGCACCCGGCGCGGACGGCGGTCCTGCCGGCGCAGCAGCGCGGGAAGCGTTGAGCACGGAGGCCAGGTGGGGCCGGCGCAGGACGTCAGCCCACGTGCGGACTCCCTGGTTGTACCAGTTGCGCAGGACGCCCTCCAGGTAGCTGAAGCTCGCGTACTCGGCAGAACGCGCCGTCTGCTCGATGGCGAGCGCCACCACGTCGGTGGTCATGCCCCGCTGGGTGATCCATTCGCACAGCCGCTCTATCTGGCTTTCACTGATGAGCCCGATGCGCTGGTGGTACCAGTCGAGCACCTCGCGGATGTCGGCCGGCAGCGGCTGGGATGCTCCGGCCGACGGGTCGGCGGCCGCCGCCACCTCCTGTGGCGCCGCAGGGGCCGGCTCGGGTTGGGAGGGAGCCGGACGCAGCGGCGCCCCCACCTCACCGAACTCCCGGGCGAAGCTGGCGGCCTCGAGCGGTTCCAGCACCCGAAGCGCGTGTTCACCGGCCGGCTCCACGAGGCGGTACAGCGTCAGCCTCCGCATGGCTTCGCCCGCCTCCAGCGGGGAGAGCCCCAGCGTCCTCGCTACGAAGGAGGTCAGTTCCTCGTTGTCCCCGACCGAGCCGCCCCGCTCGGCGGCAAGCCGGAGCACCAGCCAAGCGGCCACCGCCTGCCAGCTGATGCGGGGGGCGTACAGTTCGATCAGTTCCTCCGGAACCGACAGGTACCGCCGGCCTGACACCCCCGGCTCGATGCGAACACGGCGTCGCGCCATCCCTGGTCCGATCACCCCGCCCGGCCGGAGGACTTCGGCCTGGGCGCCACGCCTCCCTGCGCGCCCGGGGCGTAGGATGCGTGGGCCGCGCGGATTTCGAGGCGCGTCCTGTGAACTTCGAGGGCGATCTCCACCAGGCGGTCGATCAGGCTCGGGTACGGCAGCCCCGACGCCTCCCACAACCGCGGGTACATGCTCACCGCGGTGAAGCCCGGGATGGTGTTGATCTCGTTTACGAACACCTGCCCGTCGGGTTTCACGAAGAAGTCAACGCGGGCCATCCCGGCGCAATCCACCGCCTGGAAGCACTTGGCGGCCAGGTCCCTGACCCGCTCCGCCACCTCCGGGTCGAGTTCGGCCGGAACCACCAGTCCCGTCGTGGTGTCCAGGTACTTTGCCGTGTAATCGTAAAACGCCCGCCCCGGCCGGACCTCGCCGGGCACCGACACCTCGGGCCGGTCGATACCCAGAACGCTGCACTCGACCTCCTTGAGGGGCGCGGCCGATGCCTCCACGAGCGCCTTGCGGTCGTAGGCGAAGGCTTCCTCGAGGGCCCGTGCCAGCTCCTCGGCGTTCGAGGCCGGGTTGACCCCCACGCTGGAGCCTAGGTTGGCCGGCTTGACGAAGGCGGGAAAGCCCGGGTGTTCCGCGACGGCCCGGGTCACCGCGCCGGGGTCCTGTTGCCACTCGGATCGCCGCACGACGCGGTAGGCCACCACGGGCAGCCCGGCGGCGCGAAAGGCCGCCTTCATCAGCTCCTTATCCATCCCGACGGCGCTGGTGGCCACGCCCGCCCCCACGTAAGGAATCTCCGCCAGCTCGAAGATGGACTGGATGGTGCCGTCCTCACCCAGCGGGCCGTGCAGCAGGGGAAAGGCCACGTCGATGGGCGGGTTGTCCGGGTGGCCCGGCTGGGGGATGACCGCCACCGGGTCGAGTTCGTCGACGCGCCCCGCCGCGAGGGCGTCCATCGCCGCGGCGGGGTCGGAGCCCGTGTACCACCGCCCGTGGCGGGTGATCGCGATGGGAAAGACCCGGTAGCGCTCGGGGTCGAGCGCCCTGAGCACGGATCGGGCGGACATGATGGAGACCTCGTGTTCCCCGGACCGCCCGCCGAACAACAGGGCCAGCCTCAAACGGCCGTTCTCGCTCATGTCACGCTCACGTCCTGTTCTCGGGCTCTTGGTACCAGTCAGGGTTATGCCGGGAAGCCGGCACGTACTCATTTCCCGCGATGCGCGCCGTGGACGAGGCTCGCGCCGGCCGGCCGCCCCGTTTGATGGGCTTTTTCAGCGCCTGCGCGCTGGGGGTCGGTACCATGATCGGCGCGGGCATCTTCTCCCTTTCCGCCGACGCCGCCCGGTACGCCGGCCCCGGGGCGGTTCTGAGCTATCTTCTGGCCGGCGCCAGCGCCTTTATCCTGGCGTTCAACTTCGGCCACCTGGCCGCCTCCCGGCCGGTATCCGGCGGCCCTTACGTCTATATCCGGGACTCTCTGGGGATCGGCGCCGCGTCCGTGGCGGGCTGGCAGTTGTGGCTGGGGATGGCGCTCTCCGCATCGTTCTATGCCCTGGGCTTCGCCAGGTACCTCACCTACTTCTGGCCGGGAATCCCCGAGTGGCTGACCGCACCCGGCTGCGTGCTGGCCGTTGCCGGCGCCAACGCGCTCGGGCACAGGGCAGCCGCCTTCTTGCAGAATCTTTCGGTGGCGCTGCTGCTTTTCGTGCTGGGCGGCTTCGTCGCCGTGGGGGTTCCCCGGGTCGATCCGGCGTTCTGGTCGCCGTTTTTCCCGTATGGCTGGGACGGGGTGCTGGCGGCTGTTCCCCTGGTGTTCACCTCCTACCTGGGCTTCGAGATGGTGGCCCAGGCCGCCGGCGCCATCGCCAACGCGCCGCGAACCGTGCCCGCCGCCATGCTGACCTCTGTGGGCGTCGTCACGCTCCTTTACACCGGGATCATCGCCGTCAGCGTCGGCATCGTGCACCATGTGGACCTGGCCGGCAGCGCCACGCCTCTGGCCGAGGTGGCACGGCGGGTGCTGGGCCGTGCCGGGGCGTCCGCCGTGGCCGCCGCGGGGCTCATCGCCACCCTGTCGTCCGCCAACGGGGTGATGCTGGCCTCCCTGGAGCTGGGCGAAACCATGGCCGCAGACGGCCTTCTCCCCCGGGCGCTCGCCCCCGCTCCCGCGCCCGCGACCGCCCGCCACGGCCGGTTCCGCTCCTCGTCGCTGCGGCTCGGCGCCGCCGCGCTGGTCATCGCCACGCTCGGAACGCTCGTCGGCCAGCTCGAGTGGCTGGCCCGCGGCGTCGGGGTACTGCACTTCCTGCCGTTTTCCCTGATTCCCTTTGCCGTGATGGGGCGAAAGACCGGTGCTCGCGAAAGGCGCGGCCAGGGGCCTCTGCTGCTTCATTGGGGAAGCGGCGTGCCGCTGCTGGGCCTGGCGGTGATGGGGTTCATGCTTCGCCAGATTAACCCCGTGGACTTCTGGGTGGCCGTGGGCCTAACGGTTCCGGGGGTGATCTGGTTTGCCCTGCGGCCGCGGGAGCCCCGCGCTTGAGGGATCGACGCCGAGTTCCCGGGCGAGCGCCTCGGCCATGGTCTCCACCGGGGCAGCGAGCCCGGTCCAGAGTTCGAAAGCGAGCGCGCCCTGGAAAAGCAGCATGCCCGCTCCGGGGATGGCGCGCCGCCCGGCCTGGCGCGCAGCTGCAAGCAGCGGCGTCTCCGGAGGGCGGTAGACCATGTCCATTACGGCGCCGTCTTCCGGCAGGCCGTCGGGAGGTGCGAGTTCCACCAGGCTCCGCCCGCTGCCGGCGCCCTGCATGCCGAGGGGGGTGGCGTTCACCAGGAGGTCGATCCCGCCAAGGAGCCTGCCGACGGCGGCGGCTTCCAGCGGCAGCGCTTGGACGCCGGCAATCTCCCGGGAAAGCTCCTCGGCCTGCTCCCGGCGGCGCGACGCCACACCCACCCACGCGCACCCCCCCTGCCGGCAGGCCGCGGCGGCCGCCCGTGCAGCGCCCCCAGCGCCGAGCACCAGCACCCTGGCTCCACGCAGATCGATTCCCGCGGCGTTCACCGCCCGGGCGAACCCGCCGACGTCCGTGTTGTGGCCCACCAGCCGCAGGCCCTCGATGCAGATGGTGTTGACGGCGCCCGTGAGGGCTGCCTCCGGAGCGAGCTCATCCAGGAAGGCCATCACCGCGCGCTTGTGGGGAATCGTCACGTTGGCCCCGGCAAACGAAAGCGCACGAAGCCCTCGCACCGCATCGCCCAGTAAGGCGGGTTCCACCTCCATCAGCAGGTAAACCCAGTCGAGCCCCAGCGCCCGAAAGGCAGCCTGGTGCAGGGCCGGCGAGGCCGAGTGCCGCACCGGAAAGCCGATCAGGCCGACCGGCCGCGGCTGGCCGTTTCCCGCCACTTGGGACCACCCAGCGCCACGTCGAGGGCCTCTTCGATGCGGTCGACGCCGCAGGCCAGGCCGCTGGAGAGTTCCTGGGGCAGGTCCGGCAGGTTGGCCGAAGGGAGCAGCACCTTGCTCATGCCGCTCTCGCGAGCCGCCCAGACCTTCTCCCGCACAGCGCCCACGGGCTTGACGTCACCCCACACGGAAAGCTCGCCCGTCATGGCCACGTCCTGCCGGACGGGTACCCTCAAGAGCGCACTGATCACTGCACAGGCCACGGCCAGGCCGGCCGAAGGGCCGTCGACCTGGCCGCCGCCCACCACGTTCACGTGAACGTCGTGGTCGGCCATCTCCATCCCGAGCAGGCTGCGAACCAGCGAAGCGGCAACGAAGACTGAGTCCTTCGCCATCGCGCCCGCCGCCTCGTTGAACCGGATGGTGCCCTGGCCCGGGGAGCGCGCGTCAAAGGCGATGGCCTCCACCTCGAGGACCACCCCCCGGAACCCGTACGCCCCGAGCGCCAGCGCCCGCCCCACGCGAGGCGCAGCCGACGCCCGCACCCGCACCGGGCTGAGAAGGCGCGCCGCTCGCAGCGCCTCTTCCATGTGGGCGCGGCCGACGTGCAGCCCCGCCAGGCACTCCTGCGGCTCGCCGTCCCTGCCGTCCGGGGCGCTGTTCGACCCCAGCGTCTCGTGGAGCGCCAGGCTGCACGCGTCCGCCAGGAGCGCCACGGCGCGCCGGCCGTCCGGGGCGTGTTCCGAGATCAGGGCGGCCGCTCCCGCGTCCAGCACGGCCCCCACCCGGCCCGCCGCCTGCTCCACGATCTCGCGGATGTGGGCGGGGGTGAGGGGGTCGAAGAAGACCTCGGCGCAGCGACTGCGAAGCGCCGGGTTGACGTCCGCGGGGCTGCGGGTGGTGGCTCCCAGCAGGACGAAATCCGCTGGCGCCCCCTCCTCGAACAACTTGCGGATGTAGCGCGGTATCCGGGGATCCTCAGGGTCGTAGTAGGACGAATCGAAGCGAACGCGCTTGTCCTCCAGGACCTTCAGGAGCTTCCCCTGGAGCACGGGG from the Bacillota bacterium genome contains:
- a CDS encoding APC family permease encodes the protein MDEARAGRPPRLMGFFSACALGVGTMIGAGIFSLSADAARYAGPGAVLSYLLAGASAFILAFNFGHLAASRPVSGGPYVYIRDSLGIGAASVAGWQLWLGMALSASFYALGFARYLTYFWPGIPEWLTAPGCVLAVAGANALGHRAAAFLQNLSVALLLFVLGGFVAVGVPRVDPAFWSPFFPYGWDGVLAAVPLVFTSYLGFEMVAQAAGAIANAPRTVPAAMLTSVGVVTLLYTGIIAVSVGIVHHVDLAGSATPLAEVARRVLGRAGASAVAAAGLIATLSSANGVMLASLELGETMAADGLLPRALAPAPAPATARHGRFRSSSLRLGAAALVIATLGTLVGQLEWLARGVGVLHFLPFSLIPFAVMGRKTGARERRGQGPLLLHWGSGVPLLGLAVMGFMLRQINPVDFWVAVGLTVPGVIWFALRPREPRA
- a CDS encoding shikimate dehydrogenase — protein: MAGNGQPRPVGLIGFPVRHSASPALHQAAFRALGLDWVYLLMEVEPALLGDAVRGLRALSFAGANVTIPHKRAVMAFLDELAPEAALTGAVNTICIEGLRLVGHNTDVGGFARAVNAAGIDLRGARVLVLGAGGAARAAAAACRQGGCAWVGVASRRREQAEELSREIAGVQALPLEAAAVGRLLGGIDLLVNATPLGMQGAGSGRSLVELAPPDGLPEDGAVMDMVYRPPETPLLAAARQAGRRAIPGAGMLLFQGALAFELWTGLAAPVETMAEALARELGVDPSSAGLPRPQGKPDHPRNR
- the lonC gene encoding Lon family ATP-dependent protease, producing the protein MAVDSSPDMRREIRALWGLMRELYGPERLVLMAAKVGALELIRSEDPHRQLTALLRVMQEEPTSRAGGRVEELWALLSQLEDRLADELAKKRVHEQLEQRVSERMQRQQARYLQELRSQILKEEASPDNAHTLRKYAELEQLERRRLGSSLLAALRPSRLDQVIGQDRAVRALLAKLASPMPQHVLLYGPPGVGKTTVARLVLEVAKQLPYTPFSEDAPFVEVDGATLRWDPREASNPLLGSVHDPIYQGARRDLAESGVPEPKVGLVTEAHGGVLFIDEIGELDPVLQGKLLKVLEDKRVRFDSSYYDPEDPRIPRYIRKLFEEGAPADFVLLGATTRSPADVNPALRSRCAEVFFDPLTPAHIREIVEQAAGRVGAVLDAGAAALISEHAPDGRRAVALLADACSLALHETLGSNSAPDGRDGEPQECLAGLHVGRAHMEEALRAARLLSPVRVRASAAPRVGRALALGAYGFRGVVLEVEAIAFDARSPGQGTIRFNEAAGAMAKDSVFVAASLVRSLLGMEMADHDVHVNVVGGGQVDGPSAGLAVACAVISALLRVPVRQDVAMTGELSVWGDVKPVGAVREKVWAARESGMSKVLLPSANLPDLPQELSSGLACGVDRIEEALDVALGGPKWRETASRGRSA